Proteins from a single region of Hordeum vulgare subsp. vulgare chromosome 6H, MorexV3_pseudomolecules_assembly, whole genome shotgun sequence:
- the LOC123405528 gene encoding thionin BTH7-like translates to MAISKSIKSVVICVLILGLVLEHVQVEGKSCCKNTTGRNCYNACRFAGGSRPVCATACGCKIISGPTCPRDYPKLNLLPEYGEPNATEYCTIGCMTSVCDNMDNVFRGQEMKFNMGLCSNTCVRFCNDGAVIQSVEA, encoded by the exons ATGGCAATCAGCAAGAGTATTAAAAGTGTGGTTATTTGTGTTCTCATACTGGGTTTAGTTCTGGAGCATGTCCAAGTAGAAGGCAAGAGTTGCTGCAAGAACACGACGGGCAGAAACTGCTACAACGCCTGCCGTTTCGCCGGTGGTTCCCGACCAGTCTGCGCAACTGCTTGTGGTTGTAAAATCATAAGCGGCCCAACATGTCCTAGGGACTATCCTAAGCTGAATCTTCTCCCTGAATACG GTGAACCAAATGCGACTGAGTACTGCACAATTGGATGCATGACTTCCGTTTGTGACAACATGGACAATG TTTTTCGTGGCCAAGAGATGAAATTCAACATGGGACTCTGCAGCAACACATGTGTCCGTTTCTGTAATGATGGTGCGGTCATTCAGTCTGTTGAAGCCTAA